The Chroicocephalus ridibundus chromosome 17, bChrRid1.1, whole genome shotgun sequence genome window below encodes:
- the FMNL1 gene encoding formin-like protein 1 isoform X4 — protein MGNAAGGMEGGAAGRENRDNRLPVPPPAAAAAAAAAAAPPPARQPMPAAAELEERFGRVLNSMNLPPDKMKLLNQYDNEKKWELICDQERFQVKNPPSAYIQKLKSYLDTGGVSRKFKRRVQESTQVLRELEISLRTNYIGWVQEFLNEENKGLDVLLEYLAFAQCSVAYDMESAENGSPGSDKGKVLERSLEDLNKSSSSSPTQGSSKVRHLTVRLNPSHSRKALRNSRLVSQKDDVHVCIMCLRAIMNYQSGFSLVMNHPACVNEITLSLNNKNARTKALVLELLAAVCLVRGGHDIILAAFDNFKEVCGEKNRFEKLMEYFRNEDTNIDFMVACMQFINIVVHSVENMNFRVFLQYEFTHLGLDHYLETLRLTESDKLQVQIQAYLDNVFDVGAMLEDSETKTAVLEHMEELQEHVNQLTEKLQDAENDSMAKIAELEKQLSQARRELEALREQLSPPRPPSPPAPQPQECYRLALERRLAELEEKGLVQILRGPDGDVAIEIVPVVIETPAAPVVTGEATAATATAATATAATGTDTTDAPAPAPSPPPAPAAPLPPPPPPPPPLPGAEPGPPLPPAPPLPPGTVPPPAPPLPGAQVPPPPPPLPGALEGPVPPPPPPPPLGGELPAGPGAPPAAGGSVKVKKPIQTKFRMPVFNWVALKPSQIDGTVFTELNDEKVLQELDMSDFEEQFKTKAQGPALDISALKVKATQKAPSKVTLMESNRAKNLAITLRKGGRSIQDICTAIETYDQQALSLDFLELLLRFLPTEYERTLIGKFEREQQPLEELSDEDQFMIRFSKIPRLAERMNVMIFLGNFNDTAQLLMPQLNAIIAASMSLKSSSKLRNILEIVLAFGNYMNSSKRGAAYGFRLQSLDALLEMKSTDRKQTLLHYLVRVIMEKYPELTGFHTELHFLDKAGTVSLDGVLQDVRSLQQGMELTRKEFMRQDDSPVLKDFLKVNSEVMEKLQADSKTAKEAYESAVEYFGENPKTSPPTTFFPMFMRFIRAYKKAEQDIELWKKQEAAAKEAESSPPGSEEQPELPIQKAKRQQMDMIAELKKKQMVKEPLIYEGKDGAIEDIISDLRNNPYRRADKSRGSAKKRAVGQSLQATPDISL, from the exons atgGGCAACGCGGCCGGGGGCATGgaggggggggccgcggggcgggagaACCGCGACAACCGGCtgccggtgcccccccccgccgccgccgccgccgccgccgccgccgccgccccgccgcccgcccggcagcccatgcccgccgccgccgagctggAGGAGCGCTTCGGCCGCGTCCTG AACTCCATGAACCTGCCCCCGGACAAGATGAAGCTGCTCAACCAGTACGACAACGAGAAGAAGTGGGAGCTCATCTGTGACCAG GAACGTTTCCAGGTGAAAAACCCACCCTCCGCCTACATCCAGAAGCTGAAGAGCTACTTGGACACGGGTGGCGTAAGCAGGAAG TTCAAGAGGCGAGTGCAGGAGTCGACGCAGGTGCTCCGGGAGCTGGAGATTTCCCTGAGGACCAACTACATCGG ctGGGTCCAGGAGTTCCTCAACGAGGAGAACAAGGGGCTGGACGTGCTGCTGGAGTATCTCGCCTTCGCCCAGTGCTCTGTCGC GTATGACATGGAGAGTGCCGAGAACGGCAGCCCGGGCTCCGACAAGGGCAAGGTCCTGGAGCGGTCGCTGGAGGACCTGAACAAAAGCAGCTCCTCGTCCCCCACCCAGGGCTCCTCCAAAGTGCGGCACCTCACCGTCAG GCTGAACCCCTCGCACAGCAGGAAGGCGCTGAGGAACTCCCGCCTTGTCAGCCAGAAGGACGACGTCCACGTCTGCATCATGTGTCTCCGCGCCATCATGAACTACCAG tcTGGCTTCAGCCTGGTGATGAACCACCCAGCCTGCGTCAACGAGATCACCCTGAGCCTCAACAACAAGAACGCCAG GACCAAGGCGCTGGTGCTGGAGCTGTTGGCCGCCGTCTGCCTGGTCCGAGGTGGCCACGACATCATCCTGGCCGCCTTCGACAACTTCAAGGAG gtCTGCGGGGAGAAGAACCGCTTCGAGAAGCTGATGGAGTATTTCCGAAACGAGGACACCAACATCGACTTCATG GTGGCCTGCATGCAGTTCATCAACATCGTGGTGCACTCGGTGGAGAACATGAACTTCCGCGTCTTCCTGCAGTACGAGTTCACCCACCTGGGGCTGGACCACTACCTGGAG ACCCTCCGTCTCACCGAGAGCGACAAGCTGCAGGTGCAGATCCAAGCCTACCTGGACAACGTCTTCGACGTGGGGGCCATGCTGGAGGACTCGGAGACCAAGACGGCCGTGCTGGAGCAcatggaggagctgcaggagcacgTCAACCAG TTGACGGAGAAGCTGCAGGATGCGGAGAACGACTCCATGGCCAAGATAgcggagctggagaagcagctgagcCAGGCGCGGCGGGAGCTGGAGGCGCTGCGG gagcagctgagccCACCGCGGCCACCCAGCCcaccggccccgcagccccaggaGTGCTACCGGCTGGCGCTGGAGCGGCGGCTGgcggagctggaggagaaggggctggtgCAGATCCTGCGTGGGCCCGACGGAGACGTCGCCATCGAAATTGTCCCCGTCGTCATAGAAACCCCAGCAGCCCCCGTGGTTACCGGAGAggccaccgccgccaccgccaccgctgccaccgccaCCGCTGCCACCGGCACAGATACCACAG ATGCTCCGGCTCCGGCCCCGTCTCCCCCGCCAGCAcccgccgcccccctgccccccccgcctccgccccccCCACCGCTGCCGGGGGCTGAGCCcggccccccgctgccccccgcgcccccgctgccccccggcaccgtcccccctccagcccctccgctcccGGGCGCCCAagtgccaccaccccccccaccgctGCCTGGGGCGCTGGAgggtcccgtccccccgcctccACCGCCCCCACCCCTCGGTGgggagctcccagctgggcccggtgccccccccgccgccggcggttCAG TGAAGGTGAAGAAGCCGATCCAGACCAAGTTCCGTATGCCTGTCTTCAACTGGGTGGCCCTGAAGCCGAGCCAGATCGATGGCACCGTCTTCACCGAGCTCAATGACGAGaaggtgctgcag GAGCTGGACATGAGTGACTTTGAGGAGCAGTTCAAGACGAAGGCGCAGGGCCCCGCCTTGGACATCAGTGCCCTCAAGGTGAAGGCCACGCAGAAGGCTCCCAGCAAGGTCACCCTCATGGAGTCCAACCGAGCCAAGAACCTGGCCATCACCCTGCGCAAGGGCGGCCGCAGCATCCAGGACATCTGCACAGCCATCGAGAC GTATGACCAGCAAGCCCTGAGCCTCGActtcctggagctgctgctgcgcttCCTGCCCACCGAGTACGAGCGGACGCTCATCGGGAAGTTTGAGCGGGAGCAGCAGCCGCTGGAGGAGCTCTCAGACGAGGACCAGTTCATGATCCGCTTCAGCAAGATCCCGCGCCTGGCCGAGCGCATGAACGTCATGATCTTCCTGGGCAACTTCAACGACACGGCCCAGCTGCTCATGCCG CAACTCAACGCCATCATCGCCGCCTCCATGTCCCTCAAGTCCTCCAGCAAACTGCGCAACATCCTCGAG ATCGTCCTGGCCTTCGGGAACTACATGAACAGCAGCAAGCGCGGGGCAGCCTACGGCTTCCGTCTGCAGAGCCTCGACGCG ctgctggagaTGAAGTCGACGGACCGCAAGCAAACGCTGCTGCATTACCTGGTGCGGGTGATCATGGAGAAGTACCCTGAGCTCACCGGCTTCCACACCGAGCTGCACTTCCTCGACAAGGCGGGCACAG TCTCCCTGGACGGCGTGTTGCAGGACGTGCGGAGCCTGCAGCAGGGGATGGAGCTGACCCGCAAGGAGTTCATGCGGCAGGACGACAGCCCCGTGCTCAAGGACTTCCTCAAGGTCAACTCGGAGGTGATGGAGAAGCTGCAGGCTGACAGCAAAACCGCCAAG GAGGCGTACGAGTCGGCTGTGGAGTACTTCGGGGAGAACCCCAAGACCAGCCCCCCCACAACCTTCTTCCCCATGTTCATGCGCTTCATCAGAGCCTACAAG AAAGCGGAGCAGGACATCGAGCTGTGGAAGAAACAAGAGGCGGCGGCCAAAGAGGCAGAATCCAGCCCCCCCGGCAGCGAGGAGCAGCCCGAG CTGCCCATCCAGAAAGCCAAGCGGCAGCAGATGGACATGATCGCCGAGCTGAAGAAGAAGCAGATGGTGAAGGAGCCGCTCATCTACGAAGGAAAAGACGGGGCCATCGAGGACATTATTTCAG ATCTGCGGAACAACCCTTACCGGCGCGCGGACAAGAGCCGCGGCAGCGCCAAGAAgcgggctgtggggcagagcctgcAGGCCACGCCGGACATCTCGCTGTGA
- the FMNL1 gene encoding formin-like protein 1 isoform X1 encodes MGNAAGGMEGGAAGRENRDNRLPVPPPAAAAAAAAAAAPPPARQPMPAAAELEERFGRVLNSMNLPPDKMKLLNQYDNEKKWELICDQERFQVKNPPSAYIQKLKSYLDTGGVSRKFKRRVQESTQVLRELEISLRTNYIGWVQEFLNEENKGLDVLLEYLAFAQCSVAYDMESAENGSPGSDKGKVLERSLEDLNKSSSSSPTQGSSKVRHLTVSCCLSNQHIHTLLRHVHPSVPCSALGSDGDSCPRSPGSSCPPRLNPSHSRKALRNSRLVSQKDDVHVCIMCLRAIMNYQSGFSLVMNHPACVNEITLSLNNKNARTKALVLELLAAVCLVRGGHDIILAAFDNFKEVCGEKNRFEKLMEYFRNEDTNIDFMVACMQFINIVVHSVENMNFRVFLQYEFTHLGLDHYLETLRLTESDKLQVQIQAYLDNVFDVGAMLEDSETKTAVLEHMEELQEHVNQLTEKLQDAENDSMAKIAELEKQLSQARRELEALREQLSPPRPPSPPAPQPQECYRLALERRLAELEEKGLVQILRGPDGDVAIEIVPVVIETPAAPVVTGEATAATATAATATAATGTDTTDAPAPAPSPPPAPAAPLPPPPPPPPPLPGAEPGPPLPPAPPLPPGTVPPPAPPLPGAQVPPPPPPLPGALEGPVPPPPPPPPLGGELPAGPGAPPAAGGSVKVKKPIQTKFRMPVFNWVALKPSQIDGTVFTELNDEKVLQELDMSDFEEQFKTKAQGPALDISALKVKATQKAPSKVTLMESNRAKNLAITLRKGGRSIQDICTAIETYDQQALSLDFLELLLRFLPTEYERTLIGKFEREQQPLEELSDEDQFMIRFSKIPRLAERMNVMIFLGNFNDTAQLLMPQLNAIIAASMSLKSSSKLRNILEIVLAFGNYMNSSKRGAAYGFRLQSLDALLEMKSTDRKQTLLHYLVRVIMEKYPELTGFHTELHFLDKAGTVSLDGVLQDVRSLQQGMELTRKEFMRQDDSPVLKDFLKVNSEVMEKLQADSKTAKEAYESAVEYFGENPKTSPPTTFFPMFMRFIRAYKKAEQDIELWKKQEAAAKEAESSPPGSEEQPELPIQKAKRQQMDMIAELKKKQMVKEPLIYEGKDGAIEDIISDLRNNPYRRADKSRGSAKKRAVGQSLQATPDISL; translated from the exons atgGGCAACGCGGCCGGGGGCATGgaggggggggccgcggggcgggagaACCGCGACAACCGGCtgccggtgcccccccccgccgccgccgccgccgccgccgccgccgccgccccgccgcccgcccggcagcccatgcccgccgccgccgagctggAGGAGCGCTTCGGCCGCGTCCTG AACTCCATGAACCTGCCCCCGGACAAGATGAAGCTGCTCAACCAGTACGACAACGAGAAGAAGTGGGAGCTCATCTGTGACCAG GAACGTTTCCAGGTGAAAAACCCACCCTCCGCCTACATCCAGAAGCTGAAGAGCTACTTGGACACGGGTGGCGTAAGCAGGAAG TTCAAGAGGCGAGTGCAGGAGTCGACGCAGGTGCTCCGGGAGCTGGAGATTTCCCTGAGGACCAACTACATCGG ctGGGTCCAGGAGTTCCTCAACGAGGAGAACAAGGGGCTGGACGTGCTGCTGGAGTATCTCGCCTTCGCCCAGTGCTCTGTCGC GTATGACATGGAGAGTGCCGAGAACGGCAGCCCGGGCTCCGACAAGGGCAAGGTCCTGGAGCGGTCGCTGGAGGACCTGAACAAAAGCAGCTCCTCGTCCCCCACCCAGGGCTCCTCCAAAGTGCGGCACCTCACCGTCAG ctgctgcctctcGAACCAGCACATCCACACCCTCCTCCGCCACGTCCACCCCAGCGTCCCCTGCAGCGCCCTGGGCAGCGATGGGGACAGTTGCCCCAGGTCAcccggcagctcctgcccgcCCCG GCTGAACCCCTCGCACAGCAGGAAGGCGCTGAGGAACTCCCGCCTTGTCAGCCAGAAGGACGACGTCCACGTCTGCATCATGTGTCTCCGCGCCATCATGAACTACCAG tcTGGCTTCAGCCTGGTGATGAACCACCCAGCCTGCGTCAACGAGATCACCCTGAGCCTCAACAACAAGAACGCCAG GACCAAGGCGCTGGTGCTGGAGCTGTTGGCCGCCGTCTGCCTGGTCCGAGGTGGCCACGACATCATCCTGGCCGCCTTCGACAACTTCAAGGAG gtCTGCGGGGAGAAGAACCGCTTCGAGAAGCTGATGGAGTATTTCCGAAACGAGGACACCAACATCGACTTCATG GTGGCCTGCATGCAGTTCATCAACATCGTGGTGCACTCGGTGGAGAACATGAACTTCCGCGTCTTCCTGCAGTACGAGTTCACCCACCTGGGGCTGGACCACTACCTGGAG ACCCTCCGTCTCACCGAGAGCGACAAGCTGCAGGTGCAGATCCAAGCCTACCTGGACAACGTCTTCGACGTGGGGGCCATGCTGGAGGACTCGGAGACCAAGACGGCCGTGCTGGAGCAcatggaggagctgcaggagcacgTCAACCAG TTGACGGAGAAGCTGCAGGATGCGGAGAACGACTCCATGGCCAAGATAgcggagctggagaagcagctgagcCAGGCGCGGCGGGAGCTGGAGGCGCTGCGG gagcagctgagccCACCGCGGCCACCCAGCCcaccggccccgcagccccaggaGTGCTACCGGCTGGCGCTGGAGCGGCGGCTGgcggagctggaggagaaggggctggtgCAGATCCTGCGTGGGCCCGACGGAGACGTCGCCATCGAAATTGTCCCCGTCGTCATAGAAACCCCAGCAGCCCCCGTGGTTACCGGAGAggccaccgccgccaccgccaccgctgccaccgccaCCGCTGCCACCGGCACAGATACCACAG ATGCTCCGGCTCCGGCCCCGTCTCCCCCGCCAGCAcccgccgcccccctgccccccccgcctccgccccccCCACCGCTGCCGGGGGCTGAGCCcggccccccgctgccccccgcgcccccgctgccccccggcaccgtcccccctccagcccctccgctcccGGGCGCCCAagtgccaccaccccccccaccgctGCCTGGGGCGCTGGAgggtcccgtccccccgcctccACCGCCCCCACCCCTCGGTGgggagctcccagctgggcccggtgccccccccgccgccggcggttCAG TGAAGGTGAAGAAGCCGATCCAGACCAAGTTCCGTATGCCTGTCTTCAACTGGGTGGCCCTGAAGCCGAGCCAGATCGATGGCACCGTCTTCACCGAGCTCAATGACGAGaaggtgctgcag GAGCTGGACATGAGTGACTTTGAGGAGCAGTTCAAGACGAAGGCGCAGGGCCCCGCCTTGGACATCAGTGCCCTCAAGGTGAAGGCCACGCAGAAGGCTCCCAGCAAGGTCACCCTCATGGAGTCCAACCGAGCCAAGAACCTGGCCATCACCCTGCGCAAGGGCGGCCGCAGCATCCAGGACATCTGCACAGCCATCGAGAC GTATGACCAGCAAGCCCTGAGCCTCGActtcctggagctgctgctgcgcttCCTGCCCACCGAGTACGAGCGGACGCTCATCGGGAAGTTTGAGCGGGAGCAGCAGCCGCTGGAGGAGCTCTCAGACGAGGACCAGTTCATGATCCGCTTCAGCAAGATCCCGCGCCTGGCCGAGCGCATGAACGTCATGATCTTCCTGGGCAACTTCAACGACACGGCCCAGCTGCTCATGCCG CAACTCAACGCCATCATCGCCGCCTCCATGTCCCTCAAGTCCTCCAGCAAACTGCGCAACATCCTCGAG ATCGTCCTGGCCTTCGGGAACTACATGAACAGCAGCAAGCGCGGGGCAGCCTACGGCTTCCGTCTGCAGAGCCTCGACGCG ctgctggagaTGAAGTCGACGGACCGCAAGCAAACGCTGCTGCATTACCTGGTGCGGGTGATCATGGAGAAGTACCCTGAGCTCACCGGCTTCCACACCGAGCTGCACTTCCTCGACAAGGCGGGCACAG TCTCCCTGGACGGCGTGTTGCAGGACGTGCGGAGCCTGCAGCAGGGGATGGAGCTGACCCGCAAGGAGTTCATGCGGCAGGACGACAGCCCCGTGCTCAAGGACTTCCTCAAGGTCAACTCGGAGGTGATGGAGAAGCTGCAGGCTGACAGCAAAACCGCCAAG GAGGCGTACGAGTCGGCTGTGGAGTACTTCGGGGAGAACCCCAAGACCAGCCCCCCCACAACCTTCTTCCCCATGTTCATGCGCTTCATCAGAGCCTACAAG AAAGCGGAGCAGGACATCGAGCTGTGGAAGAAACAAGAGGCGGCGGCCAAAGAGGCAGAATCCAGCCCCCCCGGCAGCGAGGAGCAGCCCGAG CTGCCCATCCAGAAAGCCAAGCGGCAGCAGATGGACATGATCGCCGAGCTGAAGAAGAAGCAGATGGTGAAGGAGCCGCTCATCTACGAAGGAAAAGACGGGGCCATCGAGGACATTATTTCAG ATCTGCGGAACAACCCTTACCGGCGCGCGGACAAGAGCCGCGGCAGCGCCAAGAAgcgggctgtggggcagagcctgcAGGCCACGCCGGACATCTCGCTGTGA
- the FMNL1 gene encoding formin-like protein 1 isoform X3 produces MGNAAGGMEGGAAGRENRDNRLPVPPPAAAAAAAAAAAPPPARQPMPAAAELEERFGRVLNSMNLPPDKMKLLNQYDNEKKWELICDQERFQVKNPPSAYIQKLKSYLDTGGVSRKVRAPPSTPCPHAGSGAGTVPTALPIPQFKRRVQESTQVLRELEISLRTNYIGWVQEFLNEENKGLDVLLEYLAFAQCSVAYDMESAENGSPGSDKGKVLERSLEDLNKSSSSSPTQGSSKVRHLTVRLNPSHSRKALRNSRLVSQKDDVHVCIMCLRAIMNYQSGFSLVMNHPACVNEITLSLNNKNARTKALVLELLAAVCLVRGGHDIILAAFDNFKEVCGEKNRFEKLMEYFRNEDTNIDFMVACMQFINIVVHSVENMNFRVFLQYEFTHLGLDHYLETLRLTESDKLQVQIQAYLDNVFDVGAMLEDSETKTAVLEHMEELQEHVNQLTEKLQDAENDSMAKIAELEKQLSQARRELEALREQLSPPRPPSPPAPQPQECYRLALERRLAELEEKGLVQILRGPDGDVAIEIVPVVIETPAAPVVTGEATAATATAATATAATGTDTTDAPAPAPSPPPAPAAPLPPPPPPPPPLPGAEPGPPLPPAPPLPPGTVPPPAPPLPGAQVPPPPPPLPGALEGPVPPPPPPPPLGGELPAGPGAPPAAGGSVKVKKPIQTKFRMPVFNWVALKPSQIDGTVFTELNDEKVLQELDMSDFEEQFKTKAQGPALDISALKVKATQKAPSKVTLMESNRAKNLAITLRKGGRSIQDICTAIETYDQQALSLDFLELLLRFLPTEYERTLIGKFEREQQPLEELSDEDQFMIRFSKIPRLAERMNVMIFLGNFNDTAQLLMPQLNAIIAASMSLKSSSKLRNILEIVLAFGNYMNSSKRGAAYGFRLQSLDALLEMKSTDRKQTLLHYLVRVIMEKYPELTGFHTELHFLDKAGTVSLDGVLQDVRSLQQGMELTRKEFMRQDDSPVLKDFLKVNSEVMEKLQADSKTAKEAYESAVEYFGENPKTSPPTTFFPMFMRFIRAYKKAEQDIELWKKQEAAAKEAESSPPGSEEQPELPIQKAKRQQMDMIAELKKKQMVKEPLIYEGKDGAIEDIISDLRNNPYRRADKSRGSAKKRAVGQSLQATPDISL; encoded by the exons atgGGCAACGCGGCCGGGGGCATGgaggggggggccgcggggcgggagaACCGCGACAACCGGCtgccggtgcccccccccgccgccgccgccgccgccgccgccgccgccgccccgccgcccgcccggcagcccatgcccgccgccgccgagctggAGGAGCGCTTCGGCCGCGTCCTG AACTCCATGAACCTGCCCCCGGACAAGATGAAGCTGCTCAACCAGTACGACAACGAGAAGAAGTGGGAGCTCATCTGTGACCAG GAACGTTTCCAGGTGAAAAACCCACCCTCCGCCTACATCCAGAAGCTGAAGAGCTACTTGGACACGGGTGGCGTAAGCAGGAAGGTGAGGGCTCCCCCTTCCACCCCTTGTCCCCATGCCGGGTCGGGCGCGGGGACGGTGCCAACGGCTCTCCCCATCCCGCAGTTCAAGAGGCGAGTGCAGGAGTCGACGCAGGTGCTCCGGGAGCTGGAGATTTCCCTGAGGACCAACTACATCGG ctGGGTCCAGGAGTTCCTCAACGAGGAGAACAAGGGGCTGGACGTGCTGCTGGAGTATCTCGCCTTCGCCCAGTGCTCTGTCGC GTATGACATGGAGAGTGCCGAGAACGGCAGCCCGGGCTCCGACAAGGGCAAGGTCCTGGAGCGGTCGCTGGAGGACCTGAACAAAAGCAGCTCCTCGTCCCCCACCCAGGGCTCCTCCAAAGTGCGGCACCTCACCGTCAG GCTGAACCCCTCGCACAGCAGGAAGGCGCTGAGGAACTCCCGCCTTGTCAGCCAGAAGGACGACGTCCACGTCTGCATCATGTGTCTCCGCGCCATCATGAACTACCAG tcTGGCTTCAGCCTGGTGATGAACCACCCAGCCTGCGTCAACGAGATCACCCTGAGCCTCAACAACAAGAACGCCAG GACCAAGGCGCTGGTGCTGGAGCTGTTGGCCGCCGTCTGCCTGGTCCGAGGTGGCCACGACATCATCCTGGCCGCCTTCGACAACTTCAAGGAG gtCTGCGGGGAGAAGAACCGCTTCGAGAAGCTGATGGAGTATTTCCGAAACGAGGACACCAACATCGACTTCATG GTGGCCTGCATGCAGTTCATCAACATCGTGGTGCACTCGGTGGAGAACATGAACTTCCGCGTCTTCCTGCAGTACGAGTTCACCCACCTGGGGCTGGACCACTACCTGGAG ACCCTCCGTCTCACCGAGAGCGACAAGCTGCAGGTGCAGATCCAAGCCTACCTGGACAACGTCTTCGACGTGGGGGCCATGCTGGAGGACTCGGAGACCAAGACGGCCGTGCTGGAGCAcatggaggagctgcaggagcacgTCAACCAG TTGACGGAGAAGCTGCAGGATGCGGAGAACGACTCCATGGCCAAGATAgcggagctggagaagcagctgagcCAGGCGCGGCGGGAGCTGGAGGCGCTGCGG gagcagctgagccCACCGCGGCCACCCAGCCcaccggccccgcagccccaggaGTGCTACCGGCTGGCGCTGGAGCGGCGGCTGgcggagctggaggagaaggggctggtgCAGATCCTGCGTGGGCCCGACGGAGACGTCGCCATCGAAATTGTCCCCGTCGTCATAGAAACCCCAGCAGCCCCCGTGGTTACCGGAGAggccaccgccgccaccgccaccgctgccaccgccaCCGCTGCCACCGGCACAGATACCACAG ATGCTCCGGCTCCGGCCCCGTCTCCCCCGCCAGCAcccgccgcccccctgccccccccgcctccgccccccCCACCGCTGCCGGGGGCTGAGCCcggccccccgctgccccccgcgcccccgctgccccccggcaccgtcccccctccagcccctccgctcccGGGCGCCCAagtgccaccaccccccccaccgctGCCTGGGGCGCTGGAgggtcccgtccccccgcctccACCGCCCCCACCCCTCGGTGgggagctcccagctgggcccggtgccccccccgccgccggcggttCAG TGAAGGTGAAGAAGCCGATCCAGACCAAGTTCCGTATGCCTGTCTTCAACTGGGTGGCCCTGAAGCCGAGCCAGATCGATGGCACCGTCTTCACCGAGCTCAATGACGAGaaggtgctgcag GAGCTGGACATGAGTGACTTTGAGGAGCAGTTCAAGACGAAGGCGCAGGGCCCCGCCTTGGACATCAGTGCCCTCAAGGTGAAGGCCACGCAGAAGGCTCCCAGCAAGGTCACCCTCATGGAGTCCAACCGAGCCAAGAACCTGGCCATCACCCTGCGCAAGGGCGGCCGCAGCATCCAGGACATCTGCACAGCCATCGAGAC GTATGACCAGCAAGCCCTGAGCCTCGActtcctggagctgctgctgcgcttCCTGCCCACCGAGTACGAGCGGACGCTCATCGGGAAGTTTGAGCGGGAGCAGCAGCCGCTGGAGGAGCTCTCAGACGAGGACCAGTTCATGATCCGCTTCAGCAAGATCCCGCGCCTGGCCGAGCGCATGAACGTCATGATCTTCCTGGGCAACTTCAACGACACGGCCCAGCTGCTCATGCCG CAACTCAACGCCATCATCGCCGCCTCCATGTCCCTCAAGTCCTCCAGCAAACTGCGCAACATCCTCGAG ATCGTCCTGGCCTTCGGGAACTACATGAACAGCAGCAAGCGCGGGGCAGCCTACGGCTTCCGTCTGCAGAGCCTCGACGCG ctgctggagaTGAAGTCGACGGACCGCAAGCAAACGCTGCTGCATTACCTGGTGCGGGTGATCATGGAGAAGTACCCTGAGCTCACCGGCTTCCACACCGAGCTGCACTTCCTCGACAAGGCGGGCACAG TCTCCCTGGACGGCGTGTTGCAGGACGTGCGGAGCCTGCAGCAGGGGATGGAGCTGACCCGCAAGGAGTTCATGCGGCAGGACGACAGCCCCGTGCTCAAGGACTTCCTCAAGGTCAACTCGGAGGTGATGGAGAAGCTGCAGGCTGACAGCAAAACCGCCAAG GAGGCGTACGAGTCGGCTGTGGAGTACTTCGGGGAGAACCCCAAGACCAGCCCCCCCACAACCTTCTTCCCCATGTTCATGCGCTTCATCAGAGCCTACAAG AAAGCGGAGCAGGACATCGAGCTGTGGAAGAAACAAGAGGCGGCGGCCAAAGAGGCAGAATCCAGCCCCCCCGGCAGCGAGGAGCAGCCCGAG CTGCCCATCCAGAAAGCCAAGCGGCAGCAGATGGACATGATCGCCGAGCTGAAGAAGAAGCAGATGGTGAAGGAGCCGCTCATCTACGAAGGAAAAGACGGGGCCATCGAGGACATTATTTCAG ATCTGCGGAACAACCCTTACCGGCGCGCGGACAAGAGCCGCGGCAGCGCCAAGAAgcgggctgtggggcagagcctgcAGGCCACGCCGGACATCTCGCTGTGA